Proteins from one Camelina sativa cultivar DH55 chromosome 8, Cs, whole genome shotgun sequence genomic window:
- the LOC104709505 gene encoding uncharacterized protein LOC104709505, which yields MSFPVIATSFGVSRSDSQAGEMKGVYLQYEVKQSFTIRRRENIDPATDSKKLKRIIANRVSAPNSRLKKVQYLDSLVKRSMELERRIKELRS from the exons ATGAGCTTTCCTGTGATTGCGACATCATTTGGAGTTTCCCGAAGTGATAGCCAAGCAGGAGAGATGAAAGGTGTTTACCTCCAATATGAAGTTAAGCAAAGCTTCACCATTCGTAGACGTGAAAATATTGATCCTGCCACGGATTCTAAGAAGCTCAAAAG gATAATTGCAAACCGTGTTTCAGCTCCAAATTCAAGGTTGAAGAAGGTTCAATATCTAGATTCTTTAGTGAAGCGATCCATGGAGCTTGAG aGACGGATAAAGGAATTGCGTTCCTAG